Genomic segment of Populus nigra chromosome 14, ddPopNigr1.1, whole genome shotgun sequence:
ctggttaaaattaacaaccattaatgataaaataaaaaatataaataagtctATTATTAAGAGTTTCGAGTTATTATATACTTACATGTATTTTAAACCACGTGATAAATTATTcctcttataattaaaaaatatgagctTCAGTAGCATTTGGATTTTtggataataataattgatgatGTTGCCTATAAGAAAGTTATTGAATTGAGTCTACATGGGAATATAAGAGAAAATAGTTTGAAactatataatgataaaaattgaCTTACCGAGCAAAAGATTTCAATTCATCATAGTTGaataacatataaatatatgcttatatgaattcaatttcattcaaataTCTTCTCTTTATTGTATTCTTCGATAATGGTTGTTCAAGATGGCAAAATAAATTCCCACTTGAAGGTagttcaccaccatcatcatgtatTTTAATGCAATTGATTTTTGTTGCAAAGGTGAGGCTCAAAATAATATGAGGTAAAAGTTCAAATCTCTTAAACAATATAAGCCTCACATATTAAAGTCTCAACATgcgctttggtttttttatgtttatcttaaggttgaataaatatCTGCATACAAGTAATTAAAGATGAATAACTGAATGTTTACAAAAAGACAATGAACAATTACTTAGGATGCTTGTAATCCTTAACATGTTGAAAAGATACATTCATCTATATTGCACATGCCCTCCAATGTTTTCCTCACATATTAAATGTATAGGAAGATGATTTATTGAgtcaaagaaaaaggaatgaaagataattttaagTTTGTAGATTATCTTAATGATGTTCATTTCAAGTTGCTGTATACGTTGGGTATGTAACTTGTTGAATAAATATCTCTAAACAATGACTAATTTTTGTGAGTGCATACCATATCCTTTTTGGTAATAAATTCCTATAAGCAattggaatgagtgtttgcataaataaATGACAATCATAATTGTTTATTCCAAACaatcatttgtttttactttcacATCCATGATCATGTTAACAATATTATCATACACATTTTTGTCGATACGCATGACACCTAGATTATGATGGATGCCATTAGTCTTCTAATAAAGAAGCTTCCAAAAAGTACTCtactttacccaattatgggtcacaCCAAAAGCAAAAAACTTGTGCTTAccataataaaaaccaaatacaaTACCTTAACCAAATACAATACCTTTACGAAACTACATATAATTCTTCATCTGATATTATCGACGATGCAACATCCCTTTTAGCTTTACATTTCAAgatgtctttttgtttttgtttttatatcaatgATGACTTGGCAAGAACCTTTGGtggcaattaaaaaaagaagctttaccatCATTTCTTAAGATAAagactttattattttctatacatTATGGACAAGCTAACTTCCCATTTGTGCTCCAACCCAATATCATCTCATACATAGGATAATTATTTATAGTCCTTATCAAAGTTgtcttcatttaaaaatttattttcttgagatATCATATATTAGAGCACTAATTGACCATAACttattcaactcatcaatcaaaagTCAAAGATAAATATCTATATTCCAATATGAACTATAAGAACCTGGtatgattataaattaaaaaaaaatgaatttcaaatACATACTTTTCTCTGGGGGTAAGTTGTATTGTTAGTATAATTGGCCAACAAGAATAGGGTGCAACAATGAACCTAAATGGATTAAATCTATTTGtatataagataaatatatgttctataattccattaaaaataaaggtTACATCCTATTAAACTACTTTCAAACTTCACCATCAGAAGGATGCACTATGATTCCATCCACCTTATCACGTGGATGATGTCATAATATGTGctcaataattttttgagaCATAAATAACTTTTGCAGCCTAAGAGTGATTGagaaatatcttgattttttgtatGTGACAATTGTCCTACCTTTACTACTATTTAATTTATACTGAGCATGCTAATAGGTTTTACACTTGATAAAATTTACATATGCATAGTAGTACAACATGTAAAAGTTTGGAtacattaattgtttttggtaTCCTAGGCTAAGAGGTTTTGTGATGGATTTTGCAGCATAAAAATTCTCTTTCAGCCTATTCCTTTTAGGTAACATACTTTTAGCCCATTCAATGATGCTATTTTAACCGAACTTATTAAATCCATAATCTGATTTGATGGTAAACACTCATGCAATGGTCGAAAATTTTCTATGAGTTATGAacccatcccataatggttcatcggaatctttgaaaagttaaaaaaaacctagctacATTTATAATGAATCTTTATCTAAAAGGATGTTACATGAAACCTTCACTTAAATAACCCTGATTCATTCCCGTTATATTAATCATAATAATCTTATAAGAGTTACTACTATCATCCATAAATCCATGTATATTGCTAGAACTAGAAATTAAACCAACTATCATTTCTAACATGGTTTTGTAAGGAACATAGGATTCTCCGTGTGCAAACCAATATAAATATTTCTCAATGAACCCTTTTTTAAGTAGATGCTTCTTCACAACATCTTTATggtgaaactttttatttttaaattcacatATAGACATCTAATTTCACATGCTCTAATATTCTTTGGATTATAaagtatgaaattaataaaatccccATCCccttaaagataattttacctATACAACCCTTGGGGTGGATTTTGATACATCTAAGAATGATAATCCATTACTTATAATcgatataaaatattgatgataacatttattaataatgtaatcattcaattcaaaaataaactttttattaaaaataaattcacaatcCAATAACCAATTATCATCTATAAATAATTACAATGTATCGTTAAAATTAATAGGAACTaaacaatcaaattaacaacaaataattGGTACCAAACTAATTATCCATTATTTGTTCAGTTCAAATTTATTCAGCCTAAATTAATATCCTTTAATTAttacaaattcaataaaaaatcaaatttctataattttctctaaatcttcaacttaacaataaaattgacaaaatatgatTGTTACCCATTAAATAACTCATCACTTCTTCAATTACAACAcatctaaattataaaattaaactcaatttcatcacaTAACAAATAAATTCACTTTCTTCCAAAtcccaaacaaaccctaacatacaaattatacatttttacaataaaattctataaaaaaaacctgtaaaaaaacttaaatataaacctaaactataaatagtaaaatttgttttaagaaattaaCCTAAACCATTAATGGGGTGAAAAAAGAAtagtcaaatttttttaattagtgtaGTGAagcttcataaaaaattaaaccaagagTGAGATATGGTGACACTTTTGATAGATGTAGGTTGACTGATCTAGTGGGTTGAGTGGCTAGATTTGTGAGAATAGAGGCCAAATTTTTCAGGTTGGGTTTGTAGAAGAACAAGTCAAAGAGAAAGAGCATTCTGCAACAACCACCAAATCTGCAGGAACGTAGCTATCCAATATTCAAAGTTTGAAATCAAACAAGATTGTATCTGCtgtttaaaattcaaactatCAGATATACATGCACATATATAGGAAATCAGTTAGTATTATCACGTATTTAAACCCTCTGTACATGCACACAAATGCAATGAAACAAAATATACAAGACAGTCTTCAaacacttctttttttaagtgatACAAGCTTATAAGGATATGGGTGAACTAAGCTTCTTTCTAAACATTGAAGCTATTCGCACTGACGATGGTCTGTATCTATCACAACGATGTTATATTCTAGACCTCTTAATGCGCAGTAAAATGGACAAAGCCAAACCTTGTCTTACTCCAATGTCAACCTCGCTGCCATTATCAAAATTTGCTGGTATTACTTTTCATGATCCTTCTTTATACCAAAGTATCGTTGGAGGGCTTCAATATCTTTCATTTACTCGGCCAGACATTGCGTTTGCCATTCATAAAGTTAGCAAGTTTATGCATAATCCTATGGAAATGCATTGGGCGGCCGTCAAACGTATATTGCGTTATTTGAAGCATACCATTTCTCATTCTTTACTCATTCCGCCCACTGCAAATGTTACTTTACAAACATTTAGTGATGCAGATTGGGCGTCCGATCCTGATGACAGACGTTCCGTTGGTGCCTATTGTGTATACTTGGGCAATAATCTAGTTTCATGGAGCTGCAACCAACAACAAATTGTTGCTCGTAGCAGTATAGAATCCGAATACAAAGCCCTTGCCAATACAACAGCAGAGCTTCAATGGATTAAGTCAGTGCTCAATGATCTTGGTGTTCCATCTATGCATTCCCCTATTATATGGTGCGACAACATAGGGGCTACTTACTTAACAAGTAACCCCATATTTCATACTCGCACAAAgcatattgaaattgattttcattatgTTCGTGACCAAGTTATGCATGGGCAACTTATTGTTCGCTTCATTTCCTCTAAAGATCAGTATGCCGATGCTCTCACAAAACCGCTTTCATCTGTTAGATTTCATACTTTGCAAGACAATCTCAGGGTTCGGTCCCTACCCTTTCGATTGCAGGGGCGCGTAAAAGAACAAGTCAAAGAGAAAGAGCATGCTGCAACAACCACCAAATCTGCAAGAACGTAGCTATCCaatattcaaaatttgaaatcaaacaaGATTGTATCTGCtgtttaaaattcaaactatCAGATATACATGCATATATGTAGgaaattagttattattatcACGTATTTAAACCCTCTGTACATGCACACaaatgcaatgaaaaaaatatacaagacaGTCTTCAAACACTTCTTCTTTAAGTGATACAAGCTTATAGGATTGTTGTGTTTTTGGCAACAaggcaaaagaaaaagaaatggaagggGAGAGGGAACTATTGGTTTTAACTCTTTTAAATTTGCTGATGAAATAtggcaacaaaatatttttgttggaaagtatTGACGTGTAGTATTCCCTAAAAAATTCTGTTGTAAATTATTGACGAAACATATTCTGTTGCtattttcattgaaaatattCTACATAAATATTTCATAGCTATTGTACATTACCAAAGAAATAATTTTCGTTTTAGTAGTGTTTGTAAATATATCAAAGTGCCAATAATcttatttcctaaaaaaaaaaccctaatattatattaataacaaacaCTCAAGTGTATGTGATCCAAAACAGGTATCTCTTTCCAAGGACAAAGAGGAGATGGTGATTTTACTAGTGAGAGTTGTAGCATTGGGGGCAGGCGCCTGTGCTTCCTTCCCTATCAATAATTGAAGCTTAAAAGACTTGGTTTATTTCAGTTAAGGCACCAATGATGAATGTGGAACCTAGTGGACTCCATCTTTCCACGTCCGAAAGAAACCGAGGTTGTCAAAGCATGGAGCCATGTTACTGTCCCTATGCAAAAATTCAAGTGTTTTCTTCCCATCAAACACTTCCCCGTAAGTGGATTCCAACTCCTCATTCAACCCTATATTCCCTTACCCTAGTGGTGGGCTTCCTTTCAAAAACCTAACAAAAAAGTTGATATCATTCTCCGAGTCCTTAAAaagccaggaaaaaaaaaaacctgttaaAAATGAGTGAGGTTCCATTCATATCCAAGGCGGGTTCGTCCAAAAATCTAGGCACCCAATAGGGTATAGGTATGTTCTAATTAATGCTAGTACGTAAGCAATGACACTACTTCCTATATATCACATAGGTTCTAACTAATTAATACTACATAACCTTATGTAGTAGACATATTATTTGTATGTCTTCCTCCAATGAAGTTTTTTCAACATGCTTGTTGTATCAAGAACAGACCACACAGCTTTTTGAGCATTTGTAACTACTATCAATTTTGaccaaattattaaattgttttgactgacagaaaataaaatgtttgaactaaaaaaattggTATGACTTGTGTCGTATTATGGTGCCAACTCATTTTTCTACTCATAAAAGTGTATCTCCCAAgcatttattaaatttctttccaCATCTTTCTCCTTCCTTGTCTGAGAAAAGGTTTTATGTGTCCATCTTTGGTATGCCAAAATGGAGGCAGGtatgtatatatgtgtgtgtgtgtgtgtgtgtgtgtgtgtgtgtgtgtgtgtgtcttagATGCATTTGCTCACAGAACTTTCTTTACAAAGGAAGAATTTAGAGTTTGAACTCAGCCAGAGCCATTTTAAAACATAACCTTGTAGTTTTTAAACAATCTGTTTCCAATAAGAGAGGACTGATCATAGACACctagaaaaggaagaaagcTTTCTTTGTAGATATCAATTTCATAGATGCAATCTAGGGAGTAGTTAGGCAGTCCCTTGGAATCTGAGAAAGTAGTAAAGAACGGAAGTTAACCCAGCTACTAGAATCAATAATTCCCTATGGTGCAACAATTATTGACCCATGATCACGTTGAAGGTACAAAATCCACCTTGAAATATGGATATCACTGTTTACCAGAACGTGCATGAGATATTGTATCTGTCTTCGATCATTACACTCATTATTAATAAATCTATTTCGTGGTTACACATTATCATGATTTATGCATCCATGCTTCAAGGCAAGGATGCAAATTAAGAACTGTAGCCATTGTATACCTTCAGATAAAAAGATCAAGAGACCTGGCTAAGTGTTGCAGCATCTTGTaaagaagagggaaaaaaaactcaaaataggCCGATATCGCGTacaacatttttatattttttttcatcatccttCTCATAAGTCTCTCCTTTTGACTCagcataatataatttaaagtaaaagacGAAAGTTTAATCTATAACATGGGGCCTGCACATTACCAAATCTCCAAGTGATCCAATCATAAATGAAAACGATAACCTTATCTCCAAATTAAGGATTTGTCAGTGAGTTAGCTATGATAAGTTCTATCTgcataccttttcttttcttacattGCATTTTCTAGTAAATTCTGAATGTAATGAGTGAGTTGCCCCTGCCTTAGCACAAAATTACAGATCCTTGTGAGCTTTATTAATGTTGATGCTAAATAATGTTACTCAACAGTGATTGATCCGTACTAAATATGGTAATGGTGGTCTATCATATAAGATCAATAATGCATGTTTGTGTTTTTACATGGCCATGCCAACTTATCTTCTTGAAGGATAAAGTCATTTCATTTTGCTGGGTCAGAAAATTTGCCATACgttgcttttctttctttgtatataGTGACTGATCAgcatcatcttttctttttacacaACTCCATACCTTCCAAATATGTTGTAGAGAGTACATACAGCAATCTTGTAGTCCTTGACGAGTGATTATTGAGTTCCTTGTGGAAAGCAACAAAAGGAAATGCAGCCTTAAACTCTTCCTACCTTTCTTAAAAGAGATAGATGGCCTCTGAGATTTTTCTAACTGGTCCATTTTAAGATCTGTAAAGCAGTTATCACACGATACCTCCCTTCCTCAACCTTGTAGCGGGGGTAGCCTTCGAAATTATTAGCAAAGGAATATTCACAGAGCTGGCAACTGTGGGCTCAAAGACCTTTCTCTTACAAGCATCGTTTGTGAAAAACTTTTACATTATCAAGAAAGTGTACCAAATATTCCAAGGTAATTGTGACGTAAAATGCGAAAGGTTCTTTGTCTAGAGTTtcctttgaaaaaaatgaactaGACATTTCAAGCTGCATAGCTGAAAGAAGCAGATTCTGAAAGCCTTGTGTTCTTTCTGTGGTATACATAATTACCAATCCCATCAGTTGTTCAAAGTCGTCGTTGCGTTTGATTAGTATCCAAGATAAAATAAacagatataaatatatttggataaaaaaaagatataaatttaaaattatttctaaaatataaacaaagaaAGACATTTAAGAGGGATTAAGTTATTTGTTCATATCAACACATGCACTTTGGGGCTTTGTTTGCGATTTGAGGTCCCAAGCACATGCAAGTGTGTTTGAGCTAAAGCATGCCATGCCAAGCTGCAGTGGCTttaattacattgaaaaaataatagtaacaataatgtcaagaaaaaaaaaatagtaacaacATTGTGAGGCCACACTAATTATATGTTTGGATGTTAACCAAACCcaaatttttttcagtttttggaTTGCTCAAATGCAATGCCAGCACACTCTTAAATTGTTCATCAAGCTAGGTTTTGTATTTGAGAATGAGGCTATTAATTAGATGGGGAGTAACGTTGAGATGTTGCTACATCATTCTCCCAAAATATCGTAAATCTCAAAGTAGAGACTACTTTCTGTGGAACACAACGTTTATAATCAATAAAGTAGGATGATTAATGATGAAAAATTGAACTTGGTTCCCACGTTCATGTCCTTAGACATGAAGGTTGAAGGCCTTTGGAATGGACTTGTTCTCACATAATAATGGATCACTAGCTACGGAAAAGATGATCTGTAGCACCATCGTCATTTAGTAATGAATTCCGTTCAGGGGAATTATTCTTGCAAATATCCTTTCCCAAAGATGCCCCAGAAAGatgtgcaaagaaaaaaaaatttgtattctTTAAGCAGCCCATATGGGGGAGCTTACAATATTGTTTACTTATTAGGTTTGGTTATGGAGAGCACTTACACTCTCATAcacactcaattttaaaataaatcttcaatattttatttttattttgagctCGAGTCAAGGGTGTAgaggagatgagattgaaatatCTATgcatttaattagattaattactTGCAATTAAGTTACAGATCTTAATTTCCCCTTGTACCCAGCTAACTAGCTACAAGATATACGTACAGAGCCTTTCAAGCCAAGAAGATAGTCATTATATTTCCCTACTTTTCTTGTTCATACTTTTTAATCTTGAACAAGAGATGATTACATAGTCTAACATCCCACCCTTAATTACATTTCTTGAAGGGGTGGGTATATCTGTACTGTCTCAATCTTCCCACTACTCTTTACACCACCCTTGACCGCCCTTGAAAGGCCAGCCGTTTCCACTCCACCAAACGTCGCAAGAAATCCATAACCTGTAGGAGCATTCAAAACTCATAAGCTACATGGCTGGCTAGCTTGTGTATCTGCTAGCTAGTTACTGctcataagaaaaagaaaaaaagaaaaagaatcatcGATGAATAACAGCAATTATACATGTGGTGGATACTTGCCTGGGTGGGTTCCTGTAGGGAATAAGATGCACTAGTGTCCTTTGGGATTTTAGAGACCAAGATACCAAAACCTTGTCCTCTCTCTCTTAGTACCTGATAACAgtaaccaaaaaatattattagcctTAAAATTAAGATCTGAATTAAAGTTTGATGTATAAAGAAGGAgagattttgtttatattttaagcATTGGATACCTTAAATGCATCTTCGTCTGTTCTATCATCTCCAATGTAAACAGGAAAAACATCAGTGCAATTGGCGAATCCTGtaggagatatatatatattaattagtagAGTTAAAGGTCATTAATTAAAAGTACAATACTAATTATTATCCAGCACTATTACTTGTctggctttaatttttttttccccaagtAGATAGACAAATCTAGTGGGGGGGTGAGACCTTTTTAAACacttggttttatttatttatttcggtTCTTGAGATACATTGAAGCTGTatgattccaaaaaaaaataaaaaagtgtatttttttagttcgtGATTATTATCAATCAATTACAGGAAAGCGACAGGAAAACAACACTAAACTTACCAAGTGACTCTAACAAAAATTCAAGAGCCTTTCCTTTGTCCCATTTAATGGTAGGGCGGATTTCTAAAACCTGTGTAAAACAAAATGGTACTGAAAGTGAGACATCTCTTGTTTTATATACtcttaaaatattacaaaattaagaaataaataaatacaatattgttaattaatttattattagatgCCAAACCACACCTTTCTTCCTTGAGTAAGTCGAAGCTTTGGGTACTCCTTCATCACTGACTTAACTACTTGTGCCAGTCCACTCCATTTCTGTATTTTTTCATGCATTAAAgtaagttaaaatatatattactttttaatataatagtCGTAGCAATATTATTTGGTGCGCGACTCCTACTTTCTCATCAACGCAGCGATAGTGCACAGAGAGGCAGAATTTGTTGTTCTCCACCTTGGCCCCTGGAGTTGTTTTAGTTTTCTCTACCAATTCTTCGTAAACCTGAAATCCCACTATCAAAAATGATGTAAATATCATCAagactttgaattatttttataacatagAGTGTTATCAAGTAAATTACCTCATCTATCATGGGAAGAAATTCACTGGCAGCCTGAAAGACAACACCATCACCGCCCTGAAAAATACaacataaaagacaagaatttctaTCATTTTGCGAAAGAAGATAGGGGAAATTCATTAAGCCATTTACTGAATGGTACTTGCAAATACAGTGGTAAAGCTCACTCACTTTCTTGTATTTGGAGCCTTTTGCTGGTCCTTTAATGTCCATGCCATGGCTTCCAGCATAGTACAGTTCTGCTAACCGTACAAAGTTATACACctataaaatatagataaaaattacGAAGTTAAGCGCAGAATTACAGACCACACGAACAGAAAAGCCAGAGTAAGATGTACTTATTAGCCTAATATTAcattaaagaaaaggaaaagcttCCAAATGTACCTTGTCTCTGCACCTCCCACTCACTATTGCAGTAGGGAAAAATCTTGCAAGCTTTCTCACTGTTGCTCTCATCTGAGTTTACCACAACAGAAACTTCagtaacaatatatatataaaagagagatGTACTGTACAAAGGACTCAATACCACCTGCTTGGACATGAAAGCTTTATCTGGGTCATCAACAATAGGAGAAAGTGTGCCATCATAGTCCAAGAACATAACAATTTGCTTTCCTTTAGAGGCATCAATTATCTGCTCAAACATCTCCAGTGCTGATGGGTGGTGAAGCTGCAAACaccacattaaaaataaataaataaaaaggagtcATCTTTTGATAATTGCAAAACTGGTCCTTTCTCCAACTTGAACTAGTATAGAGATTAGGTTTTTGGGTTCTGCGTGTACTCACAATCCATGAGCTTTGGTCCTCATTAACAGAAGGCGTGGACTTGATATGAGTAGGAGATGAGGCTCTCATGGAATCAACCCAAGCATTGATTCTTGCTCCTCCATTGATTTCCAGATTCTTTAAGAGTTTCTTTCTAGAAATGGATATGTAACCACCTGGTGCCGCTGGAGGTTTCTGGGCCGCCGTTGTGAAGATAGAGGAGTTTGTTACATGCACTGTGATTGCCAAGTTGAGTCCAGAGTTTGTATCAGCCACGACCACATTTTGGTTTGTCATCTTTCcactagaaaaaacaaaaaccaaaatgacattttctttcaaattagtACACCAAGATTTGGAACCCAATCAAGACTATAAAATCAAGAATCAAGAAAAACCCATATGAGAAAACTACTCTACCTTAAGAGAAGACACTAATATTAGAAGCTAGAACAAGCTGTAGTAGTGAAGAAGAACCAGAGGAATCGAAACAGGGTGCTCTGTTTTATCACTCTTTAAGCTTCAAGAAGAAAtatagagaagaagaaaaagagagacagagaaagagagaatgtGAAGAAGAGAAGCCAACAAACTGCTCACAAAGATTTGTTAAGAGAGAGAGCGAGGGGAAATGTATGCTTGCAAGAGAGGCACAGCCGAATGATCGATTTATAGTTGTAAACCAAGACGGACGCGAGGGCCTCATGCACCCTCTCCTAGTAAACTCTAAACTGCGGGACCCACAGAACTGGCCCAGCACCCGAAATCCTGAAGTGGACCCACATGCGGCTTTGGCCCCTAGCCGTCTTCCATAAGGACCATAACTTCCTTGCCAGCTAGCAGTTTATGTACGTGGAAGACATTCTTTGGTTGACTTGACTATGGTGGATTCCCGCCACGTGTAAATACTAGATGCCAGCCCCACCAACTCCATCCACCTGCACCTTCGGCTTTGGATGCATAAACAATTTACAGCCCACCTCCGATCCCTCCCTCTCATGAAAACACCAATACCACACCATGAGAAAGGAAAGGTAGGGTCTTGAGCTTGACCTGACCCTTCCCAGTCCTTAAAACGCCCCTTGTAATCACGAAGAAAACTAACACCTCTAACCTTCCTAGTTATATGGTATTCTGCAAAACCAGCAGCGAtctgttcctttatgttcttccattcttagagtttttaatttgagcATGCAGAACCAAGCCCATGCATCTTTTGCTGGATAGTTTATTAAAGCTGCGTTGTCTGTTTTATTTTACTCCCTAGCTAGATCGTTTATATTCAAGTTAATTTCCATCCATTCCTAAAAAGAGAGTATCGGTCTGTAGATATACAATAATTAAACGAATACATAAACAGCTAAGATATTACAATTTTACATGCTTGTTCTCTTAGTTACATAAAGTTCTTTCTCATGCTAAAACATTCATCCTTcggttttaattaattatcatttcaCCGATTTCACAAATGTCATCATTGGATTTTGTGTTCTTCTTTTCATACATTTCTCGCTTTGTGATTCTATTTTAATCCGAGGTATTTGCATCGAGATCTTAACGTTTGTGCATAATTTAAAATGGACAACAGCCTATGTAaaagaattatgttttttaataaataaattagaagcaAGAGGGGACAGTTTTCTTATTATTGCGAGAGATCTCGAAGAATACTGTAACATAGATTCTACAAATTCATGAAGAAACACACCCTCACCTCAATGTTTTCGATTCTGGAACTCAAATATAATACActgaaaattaatgattatttaaGAAGTATATATGAACTAATTAGAGCACTAAAATTCTCTAGAACTTTTGAATTCATTAGGTGTTTGGTGAAAGAAGGATATAGTAGTACGTAATTAATTCGATAAATActttatatttttggttttgtgaATTAGCAATATTTAATTCTGTATGGtttctagatttaatttttattgagagTTTGCATAGTTCAAACTTCAACGTTGaactttaaaacaaatcaacaaaacatctttaacttaatatatattgttttcgtTCATTGGGAGGTCCGTGAACCTCTTAATGTTATACAATAGAAGACAACCCTCTccatt
This window contains:
- the LOC133672874 gene encoding probable trehalose-phosphate phosphatase J; the protein is MTNQNVVVADTNSGLNLAITVHVTNSSIFTTAAQKPPAAPGGYISISRKKLLKNLEINGGARINAWVDSMRASSPTHIKSTPSVNEDQSSWILHHPSALEMFEQIIDASKGKQIVMFLDYDGTLSPIVDDPDKAFMSKQMRATVRKLARFFPTAIVSGRCRDKVYNFVRLAELYYAGSHGMDIKGPAKGSKYKKGGDGVVFQAASEFLPMIDEVYEELVEKTKTTPGAKVENNKFCLSVHYRCVDEKKWSGLAQVVKSVMKEYPKLRLTQGRKVLEIRPTIKWDKGKALEFLLESLGFANCTDVFPVYIGDDRTDEDAFKVLRERGQGFGILVSKIPKDTSASYSLQEPTQVMDFLRRLVEWKRLAFQGRSRVV